From Streptomyces griseorubiginosus, one genomic window encodes:
- the secY gene encoding preprotein translocase subunit SecY — protein sequence MLTAFARAFRTPDLRKKLLFTLAIIVVYRVGTHIPIPGVDYKSVQECVDQASGNQGLFGLVNMFSGGALLQITVFALGIMPYITASIILQLLTVVIPRLEALKKEGQAGTAKITQYTRYLTVALAILQGTGLVATARSGALFSGCTVASSIVPDRAIFTTIVMVITMTAGTAVVMWLGELITDRGIGNGMSILMFISIAATFPSALWAIKKSGTLADGWIEFGTVILVGLVMVGLVVFVEQAQRRIPVQYAKRMIGRRSYGGTSTYIPLKVNQAGVIPVIFASSLLYIPALIAQFSSGNSGWKTWIEANLVKGDHPIYITLYFLLIVFFAFFYVAISFNPEEVADNMKKYGGFIPGIRAGRPTAEYLSYVLNRITWPGSLYLGLIALVPTMALVGFGASQNFPFGGTSILIIVGVGLETVKQIESQLQQRNYEGFLR from the coding sequence GTGCTCACCGCGTTCGCCCGGGCGTTCAGGACGCCCGACCTGCGCAAGAAGCTGCTCTTCACGCTCGCCATCATCGTGGTGTACCGCGTGGGTACCCACATTCCGATCCCTGGCGTGGACTACAAGTCCGTCCAGGAGTGCGTGGACCAGGCGTCCGGAAACCAGGGACTCTTCGGTCTGGTCAACATGTTCAGCGGCGGCGCACTGCTGCAGATCACGGTCTTCGCGCTCGGCATCATGCCGTACATCACGGCGAGCATCATTCTCCAGCTGCTCACCGTGGTCATCCCGCGCCTGGAAGCCCTCAAGAAGGAGGGCCAGGCCGGTACGGCGAAGATCACGCAGTACACCCGTTACCTGACGGTGGCGCTCGCCATCCTGCAGGGCACCGGACTGGTCGCCACCGCCCGCAGCGGCGCGCTCTTCTCCGGCTGCACCGTCGCGTCGAGCATCGTCCCGGACCGCGCGATCTTCACCACGATCGTCATGGTCATCACGATGACCGCCGGTACGGCCGTCGTCATGTGGCTCGGTGAGCTCATCACCGACCGCGGCATCGGCAACGGCATGTCGATCCTGATGTTCATCTCGATCGCCGCCACCTTCCCGTCCGCGCTGTGGGCCATCAAGAAGTCGGGCACCCTGGCCGACGGCTGGATCGAGTTCGGCACCGTCATCCTCGTCGGCCTGGTCATGGTCGGCCTGGTGGTCTTCGTCGAGCAGGCCCAGCGCCGTATCCCCGTGCAGTACGCGAAGCGCATGATCGGCCGCCGGTCCTACGGCGGTACGTCGACGTACATCCCGCTGAAGGTCAACCAGGCCGGTGTGATTCCCGTCATCTTCGCGTCGTCGCTGCTCTACATCCCGGCTCTGATCGCGCAGTTCTCGAGCGGGAACTCGGGCTGGAAGACCTGGATCGAGGCCAACCTCGTCAAGGGCGACCACCCGATCTACATCACCCTTTACTTCCTGCTCATCGTGTTCTTCGCGTTCTTCTACGTGGCGATCTCCTTCAACCCCGAGGAAGTCGCCGACAACATGAAGAAGTATGGTGGCTTCATCCCGGGCATCCGGGCTGGCCGACCGACCGCTGAGTACCTCAGCTACGTACTCAACCGGATCACCTGGCCGGGTTCGCTGTACTTGGGTCTGATCGCTCTTGTGCCAACGATGGCGTTGGTCGGCTTCGGGGCAAGCCAGAACTTCCCGTTCGGCGGGACCAGCATCCTGATCATCGTGGGTGTCGGTCTCGAGACGGTGAAGCAGATCGAGAGCCAGCTCCAGCAGCGCAATTACGAAGGGTTCCTCCGCTGA
- the rplO gene encoding 50S ribosomal protein L15, giving the protein MAENNPLKIHNLRPAPGAKTAKTRVGRGEASKGKTAGRGTKGTKARYQVPERFEGGQMPLHMRLPKLKGFKNPFKTEFQVVNLDKLAALYPEGGEVTVEGLVAKGAVRKNSLVKVLGQGEISVALQVTVDAVSGSAKEKITAAGGTVTELV; this is encoded by the coding sequence ATGGCGGAGAACAACCCGCTCAAGATCCACAACCTCCGTCCCGCCCCGGGCGCCAAGACCGCCAAGACCCGTGTGGGTCGTGGTGAGGCGTCGAAGGGTAAGACGGCCGGTCGTGGTACCAAGGGCACGAAGGCCCGCTACCAGGTTCCGGAGCGCTTCGAGGGTGGGCAGATGCCCCTCCACATGCGTCTCCCGAAGCTGAAGGGCTTCAAGAACCCGTTCAAGACCGAGTTCCAGGTCGTGAACCTCGACAAGCTGGCCGCGCTCTACCCCGAGGGTGGCGAGGTCACCGTCGAGGGTCTGGTGGCCAAGGGTGCCGTTCGCAAGAACAGCCTCGTCAAGGTCCTCGGCCAGGGCGAGATCTCCGTGGCGCTGCAGGTGACGGTCGATGCCGTCTCCGGCTCCGCCAAGGAGAAGATCACCGCCGCCGGCGGCACGGTCACCGAGCTCGTCTGA
- the rpsE gene encoding 30S ribosomal protein S5, with product MAGPQRRGGGAGGGERRDRKGRDGGAAAAEKTAYVERVVAINRVAKVVKGGRRFSFTALVVVGDGDGTVGVGYGKAKEVPAAIAKGVEEAKKHFFKVPRIQGTIPHPIQGEKAAGVVLLKPASPGTGVIAGGPVRAVLECAGIHDVLSKSLGSDNAINIVHATVEALKGLQRPEEIAARRGLPLEDVAPAALLRARAGAGA from the coding sequence ATGGCTGGACCCCAGCGCCGCGGTGGCGGTGCCGGTGGCGGCGAGCGGCGGGACCGGAAGGGCCGTGACGGCGGCGCTGCTGCCGCCGAGAAGACCGCGTACGTTGAGCGCGTTGTCGCGATCAACCGCGTCGCCAAGGTTGTGAAGGGTGGTCGTCGCTTCAGCTTCACCGCGCTGGTCGTGGTGGGCGACGGTGACGGCACCGTGGGTGTCGGTTACGGCAAGGCCAAGGAGGTGCCGGCCGCCATCGCCAAGGGTGTTGAGGAGGCCAAGAAGCACTTCTTCAAGGTCCCCCGTATCCAGGGCACCATCCCGCACCCCATCCAGGGTGAGAAGGCTGCCGGCGTCGTGCTCCTGAAGCCCGCGTCGCCCGGTACCGGTGTTATCGCCGGTGGTCCGGTGCGTGCCGTGCTCGAGTGCGCCGGTATCCACGACGTGCTGTCGAAGTCGCTCGGCTCCGACAACGCGATCAACATCGTGCACGCGACCGTGGAGGCCCTGAAGGGTCTGCAGCGTCCCGAGGAGATCGCGGCCCGCCGTGGTCTGCCGCTCGAGGACGTCGCTCCCGCGGCTCTTCTCCGTGCGCGTGCCGGGGCGGGTGCGTAA
- the rpmD gene encoding 50S ribosomal protein L30, with amino-acid sequence MAQLKITQVKSYIGSKQNHRDTLRSLGLKGINTQVVKEDRPEFRGMVHTVRHLVTVEEVD; translated from the coding sequence ATGGCGCAGCTCAAGATTACGCAGGTCAAGTCCTACATCGGCAGCAAGCAGAACCACCGTGACACCCTGCGCTCCCTTGGTCTCAAGGGCATCAACACGCAGGTCGTCAAGGAGGACCGCCCCGAGTTCCGCGGCATGGTGCACACCGTCCGCCACCTCGTGACGGTCGAGGAGGTCGACTGA